The following proteins are encoded in a genomic region of Streptomyces gobiensis:
- a CDS encoding alpha/beta fold hydrolase translates to MASETRTLELSGTPVHYWLAGPPSGPLVVCLHGASMDHHMFDEQVPALAQEGYQVLTVDLRGHGQSKPIGRRRDYNMPALAQELLTLLDRIGHTENADNKVVLLGQSFGGYVAQEFWYEYPERVRAMVIIGATSLTYPLSRTNRMALRLSPMIFAVYPNRLRVRQAAKGTAVREDVQRYAERAGGELSKREFGRVWRAVARGLRKDPERRIDCPLLLTHGGQDQVGVVAAEAPRWAEREPYCRYEVIPEAGHNANQDNAQHFNEVLLAFLRDHVPARGGPG, encoded by the coding sequence ATGGCATCGGAGACACGTACGCTCGAACTGTCCGGGACCCCTGTGCACTACTGGCTGGCGGGGCCGCCCAGCGGCCCGCTCGTCGTCTGCCTGCACGGCGCGTCCATGGATCATCACATGTTCGACGAGCAGGTACCCGCCCTCGCTCAGGAGGGGTACCAGGTCCTGACCGTGGACCTGCGCGGCCACGGCCAGTCAAAACCCATAGGACGCAGGCGCGACTACAATATGCCCGCCCTCGCCCAAGAGCTCCTGACCCTGCTCGACCGCATCGGGCACACCGAGAACGCCGACAACAAGGTGGTGCTGCTCGGCCAGTCCTTCGGCGGCTATGTGGCGCAGGAGTTCTGGTACGAATATCCGGAGCGGGTCCGCGCGATGGTCATCATCGGCGCGACCAGCCTGACCTATCCGCTGAGCCGTACGAACCGGATGGCACTGCGGCTCTCCCCCATGATCTTCGCTGTCTACCCCAATCGGCTGCGTGTCCGGCAGGCCGCCAAGGGCACCGCGGTACGGGAAGATGTCCAGCGGTACGCCGAGCGGGCCGGCGGGGAGCTGAGCAAGCGGGAGTTCGGCCGGGTGTGGCGGGCGGTCGCGCGGGGCCTGCGCAAGGATCCGGAGCGGCGTATCGACTGCCCGCTGCTGCTGACGCATGGCGGCCAGGATCAGGTCGGCGTCGTCGCCGCGGAAGCGCCGCGGTGGGCTGAGCGGGAGCCGTACTGCCGCTACGAGGTGATTCCGGAGGCGGGGCACAATGCGAACCAGGACAACGCGCAGCACTTCAACGAGGTGCTGCTGGCGTTCCTGCGTGACCACGTCCCCGCGCGTGGTGGGCCTGGCTAG
- a CDS encoding SDR family NAD(P)-dependent oxidoreductase, which yields MNPTGQALVVGGSRGIGAAIASALATEGWPTTIAARDSAQLERCRLQAAERGLKLSTARVDVTSQESVERLFGELTPRGELGVCVMAAGRNLSRRLLRPPRDAAEEWSAHDVGEWRDMVDLSLTGTFLVGRAAALSMARTGTRGVLIPIVSSTWQGSWGQSAYTAAKAGVVSLTRSWALELGEFGIRAVAIAPGVVDGAALREKCARNPAHARYMERLRQQVPLRRFAAEQEVAAAAVHVAANQYLTGTVLEVAGGGFPPRIH from the coding sequence ATGAACCCGACGGGTCAGGCGCTTGTCGTCGGCGGCAGCCGGGGAATTGGCGCAGCCATCGCATCGGCTCTCGCCACCGAGGGCTGGCCGACGACCATCGCGGCACGCGACAGTGCACAGCTGGAGCGCTGCCGGCTTCAGGCCGCCGAGCGCGGGCTGAAGTTGTCCACCGCGCGGGTGGATGTGACCTCACAGGAGAGCGTCGAACGGCTCTTCGGTGAGCTGACACCCCGAGGCGAGCTGGGCGTCTGTGTGATGGCGGCGGGCCGGAATCTGTCCCGGCGGCTGCTGCGGCCGCCCCGGGACGCGGCGGAGGAGTGGTCGGCACATGATGTGGGCGAGTGGCGCGACATGGTCGACCTCAGTCTGACCGGCACCTTCCTGGTCGGTCGTGCGGCCGCCCTCAGCATGGCCCGGACCGGAACCCGGGGGGTGCTCATCCCCATTGTGAGCAGCACATGGCAGGGGTCGTGGGGCCAGTCCGCGTACACGGCGGCGAAGGCGGGTGTGGTGTCTTTGACCCGGAGCTGGGCGCTGGAGCTCGGCGAGTTCGGGATCCGCGCGGTCGCGATCGCACCCGGGGTGGTGGATGGGGCGGCGCTGCGGGAGAAGTGTGCGCGTAACCCCGCTCACGCGCGGTACATGGAACGGCTGCGGCAGCAGGTGCCGTTGCGCCGGTTCGCCGCCGAGCAGGAGGTCGCCGCTGCCGCGGTGCACGTGGCGGCCAACCAGTACCTGACGGGCACGGTCCTGGAGGTAGCCGGCGGCGGCTTCCCACCCCGCATCCACTAG
- a CDS encoding 3-oxoacyl-ACP synthase III family protein gives MTISSAPTRDGFTPPRPSTVPMVLDGIGHDFPGEPVGNDHFTRIPELGVDDAWIQRHTGVSARHWPPDGERHVDMAERAARRALDDAGLEPGDIDVILGTSATSRPRVNPTSPGNNYMDVALPVQHRLAARQAMCLDVMGVACAGFLHASAVAQGLISTAGHRNVLVVCAENPKPILNFSYRNSVLFGGGAAAGVWRADDSGTGPGGMHAVTLHSDATHYDAFDIDEQDKMVMKGKVVSDIAPGVLTEATHRALRRAGLGLADIDWIIPHQGNINLINDVRDSLGLGDDKRLLLNIERRGNTSSVSVPGCLSEYVHNGTIDRGDRVLTMAIGRGFSWGAMVFSYGRPRR, from the coding sequence GTGACCATTTCCTCCGCCCCCACCCGGGACGGCTTCACACCACCGCGCCCGTCCACGGTTCCGATGGTGCTCGACGGGATCGGCCACGACTTCCCCGGAGAACCCGTCGGCAACGACCACTTCACCCGGATACCGGAGCTGGGCGTCGATGACGCCTGGATCCAGCGTCACACCGGAGTCTCCGCCCGGCACTGGCCGCCGGACGGTGAACGGCATGTGGACATGGCCGAACGGGCCGCCCGCCGGGCCCTCGACGACGCCGGTCTGGAGCCGGGGGACATCGACGTCATCCTGGGCACCAGCGCCACCTCACGGCCACGGGTCAATCCCACCAGCCCCGGAAACAACTACATGGATGTGGCCCTTCCGGTACAGCACCGGCTGGCGGCCCGGCAGGCCATGTGCCTGGATGTGATGGGAGTCGCCTGCGCGGGCTTTCTGCACGCCAGCGCGGTCGCCCAGGGTCTGATCAGCACCGCGGGCCACCGGAATGTCCTCGTCGTCTGCGCCGAGAACCCCAAGCCCATCCTGAACTTCTCCTACCGCAACTCCGTCCTGTTCGGCGGCGGCGCGGCGGCGGGCGTCTGGCGGGCCGACGACAGCGGCACCGGTCCGGGCGGCATGCACGCCGTGACCCTGCACTCCGACGCCACCCACTATGACGCCTTCGACATCGATGAGCAGGACAAGATGGTGATGAAGGGCAAGGTCGTCAGCGACATCGCGCCCGGAGTGCTGACCGAAGCGACCCACCGGGCGCTCCGCCGGGCTGGCCTCGGGCTGGCCGACATCGACTGGATCATCCCGCACCAGGGGAACATCAACCTCATCAACGATGTACGGGACAGCCTCGGGCTGGGGGACGACAAGCGCCTGCTGCTCAACATCGAGCGTCGAGGGAACACTTCAAGCGTCAGCGTGCCCGGCTGCCTTTCCGAGTACGTACACAACGGCACCATCGACCGGGGTGACCGGGTGCTGACGATGGCCATCGGCCGGGGCTTCAGCTGGGGCGCGATGGTCTTCAGCTACGGCCGCCCCCGGCGGTGA
- a CDS encoding hydroxymethylglutaryl-CoA synthase — MNGRVSDATASTASSASTADAGISGIGVALPTGRLAVEEIHQVWGNQPLEVVHRQGLTHRSVCDPDGDAVTLAAEAARLALDSADCAPPGAVFFGSQTGPYLTKASAALLVDMAGLPPSTFATDVQFSGKSGTAALLCALAWVRAGLAPSALAVGADTLGPHIAPGDPQEYTAGSGAAAVVITREAALATVDATASATSDTNDGFRADGERHIRTGGTVMTATGIGLMAHCTSAWEGLDSTPEQLRFLIGPQPDAVTPARLAQRLGLPKERATACVVAQGIGDVGAAAPLIGLARALELADPGDRLAVVSYGCGAGSDALLLTVRRPATGTGLAGALTVQRQLSYATAARYERHFQGLERLVGSYE; from the coding sequence ATGAACGGCCGTGTATCCGACGCCACAGCCAGTACAGCCAGTTCAGCCAGTACAGCCGACGCGGGCATCTCCGGGATCGGCGTCGCGCTGCCCACCGGGCGGCTGGCGGTCGAGGAGATCCACCAGGTGTGGGGCAACCAGCCACTGGAGGTCGTACACCGTCAGGGGCTGACCCACCGCAGCGTATGCGACCCGGACGGTGACGCGGTGACGCTGGCGGCCGAGGCCGCCCGGCTCGCCCTGGACAGCGCCGACTGCGCTCCGCCAGGTGCGGTGTTCTTCGGCTCGCAGACCGGGCCGTATCTGACCAAGGCCAGCGCGGCGCTGCTGGTGGACATGGCGGGGCTGCCACCGTCCACCTTCGCCACCGATGTGCAGTTCTCCGGCAAGTCCGGGACGGCCGCGCTGCTGTGTGCGCTGGCCTGGGTACGGGCGGGCCTGGCCCCCTCGGCCCTGGCTGTGGGCGCGGACACCCTGGGGCCGCATATCGCGCCCGGTGATCCGCAGGAGTACACCGCCGGTTCGGGGGCCGCCGCCGTGGTCATCACCCGCGAGGCGGCGCTGGCCACAGTGGACGCCACCGCGTCGGCGACCTCCGACACCAATGACGGCTTCCGCGCCGACGGAGAGCGCCATATCCGCACCGGCGGCACGGTGATGACGGCCACCGGGATCGGGCTGATGGCCCACTGCACCAGCGCCTGGGAGGGACTGGACAGCACACCGGAACAGCTCCGCTTCCTCATCGGCCCACAGCCGGACGCGGTCACCCCCGCCCGGCTCGCCCAGCGGCTCGGACTGCCCAAGGAGCGGGCCACAGCCTGTGTGGTCGCGCAGGGCATCGGCGATGTGGGGGCGGCGGCGCCGCTGATCGGGCTGGCCCGGGCGCTGGAGCTGGCCGACCCCGGGGACCGGCTCGCGGTGGTCTCGTACGGCTGCGGCGCGGGCAGCGACGCGCTGCTGCTGACCGTGCGGCGCCCGGCCACCGGCACGGGGCTCGCCGGAGCGCTCACCGTTCAGCGGCAGCTGAGCTACGCGACGGCCGCCCGCTATGAACGCCATTTCCAAGGTCTGGAACGACTGGTGGGGAGCTACGAATGA
- a CDS encoding SDR family NAD(P)-dependent oxidoreductase, with translation MSELCKGRTALVTGAGRGIGAAIAGRLAAEGATVAVNDIDQEAAERTAGEVGGLAVAANVADHDKASGVVDRVEKELGGLDILVNNAGIGYRGPLAEHTPKIWNRVLAVNLSAPFFLAQRAAPLLARNEGAVVNLCSVAMMGISGQVAYDVSKGGLATLTRSLAVELGRAGVRANAVCPGFIDTPMLEQAKDLVEIGARHVRTQPIRRLGTPEEVAAAVSWLASTEASYITGQCLFVDGGWVRS, from the coding sequence ATGAGCGAGCTGTGCAAGGGTCGTACGGCACTGGTCACCGGCGCGGGCCGGGGCATCGGCGCGGCCATCGCCGGGCGGCTGGCGGCCGAGGGCGCGACCGTCGCCGTCAATGACATCGATCAGGAAGCGGCCGAACGTACCGCGGGCGAGGTCGGCGGGCTGGCCGTGGCGGCCAATGTCGCCGACCACGACAAGGCCAGCGGGGTGGTGGACCGGGTCGAAAAGGAGCTGGGCGGGCTCGACATCCTGGTGAACAACGCCGGGATCGGCTACCGGGGGCCGCTGGCGGAACACACCCCGAAGATCTGGAACCGGGTGCTGGCGGTCAATCTCAGCGCGCCCTTCTTCCTGGCCCAGCGCGCCGCACCGCTGCTGGCGCGGAACGAGGGCGCGGTGGTCAATCTCTGCTCGGTAGCGATGATGGGCATCTCCGGACAGGTCGCCTACGACGTCTCCAAGGGGGGCCTGGCCACGCTCACCCGTTCGCTCGCGGTCGAGCTGGGCCGGGCCGGGGTACGCGCCAACGCCGTATGCCCGGGCTTTATCGACACACCCATGCTGGAACAGGCGAAAGATCTGGTGGAGATCGGCGCGAGGCATGTCCGCACGCAGCCGATCAGGCGCCTGGGCACACCGGAGGAGGTGGCCGCGGCCGTCAGCTGGCTGGCGTCCACGGAAGCGAGCTACATCACCGGCCAGTGTCTGTTCGTGGACGGCGGATGGGTGCGGTCATGA
- a CDS encoding beta-ketoacyl-[acyl-carrier-protein] synthase family protein: MSRTDRVAGTAFEGVVITGLGFVLPGADTPEQVWRHLREGESQLSTLPPVISGRTGIQSGGRLTDFNHTPYLPDLPDNFAKRYSREILIVLSAVQNAFRDAGFEGGDALEPARTGVVASSARGPVEWWSQTASGMVYEPGCPPVSSAQGVFASLAGTPASLSAIRLDAQGLVSTISNACVGGHQALGIAAQEIQRGAADVMFVVGHELPIVPEVLQVYSAPGTGVLSRDTNPKRAIKPYDINRDGFALGEGAVVAVLERSTHATARRARAYATLRACHSVSEAAHATRMDLSGRSTAQLMTQTMDAMGSSVGELDYICGHGTATRYNDLAESRALSHVYGPHRSDWPPLGSIKPVFGHLLGAAGLLNCAALALMLHERCLAPTINCEAMESECDHDHVTEGARPAELRLAMSLAFAIGSQSSALVLEAAA, from the coding sequence ATGTCGCGCACCGACCGCGTGGCCGGTACCGCGTTCGAGGGCGTGGTCATCACCGGCCTCGGCTTCGTACTGCCAGGCGCTGATACACCCGAGCAGGTGTGGCGTCACTTACGCGAGGGCGAGTCCCAGTTGAGCACCCTGCCGCCGGTCATCTCGGGGCGGACGGGAATCCAGAGCGGAGGACGGCTGACGGACTTCAACCACACGCCGTATCTGCCGGACCTGCCGGACAACTTCGCCAAGCGGTACAGCCGCGAGATCCTTATCGTCCTGTCGGCGGTACAGAACGCCTTCCGGGACGCCGGGTTCGAGGGCGGCGACGCCCTCGAACCCGCACGCACCGGCGTCGTCGCCTCCAGCGCCAGAGGACCGGTCGAATGGTGGTCCCAGACCGCCTCCGGCATGGTCTACGAACCCGGCTGCCCCCCGGTGTCGTCGGCCCAGGGCGTCTTCGCCTCGCTCGCCGGGACCCCGGCGTCGCTCAGCGCTATCCGGCTGGACGCCCAGGGACTTGTCTCCACGATCAGCAACGCGTGCGTCGGCGGACACCAGGCGCTCGGCATCGCCGCCCAGGAGATCCAGCGCGGAGCGGCCGATGTGATGTTCGTCGTCGGCCATGAGCTGCCCATCGTCCCGGAGGTACTCCAGGTCTACTCGGCCCCCGGCACCGGCGTGCTGTCCCGGGACACCAACCCCAAGCGCGCCATCAAGCCCTATGACATCAACCGGGACGGCTTCGCACTCGGCGAGGGCGCCGTCGTCGCCGTACTCGAGCGGAGCACTCACGCCACGGCCCGCCGGGCCCGGGCCTACGCGACGCTCCGCGCGTGCCACAGCGTCAGCGAGGCCGCGCACGCCACGCGGATGGATCTGTCGGGACGCAGCACCGCCCAGTTGATGACGCAGACCATGGACGCCATGGGCTCCAGTGTCGGGGAGCTGGACTACATCTGCGGCCATGGAACGGCGACCCGCTACAACGACCTGGCCGAGAGCCGTGCGCTGAGCCACGTCTATGGACCCCACCGGAGCGACTGGCCGCCGCTGGGCTCCATCAAGCCCGTATTCGGCCATCTGCTGGGCGCCGCCGGACTGCTGAACTGCGCGGCGCTCGCGCTGATGCTCCATGAGCGCTGTCTGGCCCCGACGATCAACTGCGAGGCCATGGAGTCGGAGTGCGACCACGACCATGTCACCGAGGGCGCGCGCCCCGCCGAGCTGCGGCTGGCGATGTCGCTGGCCTTCGCCATCGGCAGTCAGAGCTCGGCGCTGGTGCTGGAGGCCGCGGCATGA
- a CDS encoding Zn-ribbon domain-containing OB-fold protein has translation MWSPTEPRYRIATATPAKAWRSRSGRYRLTGNRCDPCELTFFPGRRVCPQCHSRALTETAMAPYGRVVSIAEDHTPLIGHTGRRSRPFAIVALENGPAVLTELVDVDVEGEGHVDVEVTEGMAVELVVRKWRREASGPYQYGYKFRPRRAI, from the coding sequence ATGTGGTCCCCCACCGAACCGCGCTACCGGATCGCGACCGCGACCCCGGCCAAGGCATGGCGCTCTCGCTCCGGCCGCTACCGGCTGACCGGCAACCGATGTGACCCCTGCGAACTCACCTTCTTCCCCGGACGGCGGGTCTGCCCCCAGTGCCACTCCAGGGCCCTCACCGAGACGGCGATGGCGCCATACGGCCGGGTGGTGAGCATCGCCGAAGACCACACCCCGCTGATCGGCCACACCGGGCGCCGCAGCCGGCCGTTCGCGATCGTGGCGCTGGAGAACGGTCCCGCCGTGCTCACCGAGCTCGTCGATGTCGATGTCGAGGGAGAGGGCCATGTCGATGTCGAGGTGACCGAAGGGATGGCGGTCGAGCTGGTCGTCCGCAAATGGCGCCGGGAGGCATCCGGCCCCTACCAGTACGGCTACAAGTTCCGGCCCCGGAGGGCGATATGA
- a CDS encoding thiolase family protein, translating into MSGTGVVIAGAGITRHGFFAARDWKDLVVESAYAALGDAGVAPGEVSGGFVSVSLPETCEQQNLGAIAADELGLAPAPFSQVGAACAGGTVALRNGVAAVASGLSRAVLVIGVEKVSDSTSTADSMLHYPDAEYEAPAGFDYVDIMALMHDRYVRKYGASHEAIAQWVVQDRWYAQRNRKAIDYGRPDLTVAGVLSSPMVSTPITRASCGRACDGSSAVLLMRAGDAPSDCQPVEIAGIAQATAPNVLAAKFGHPGAAGADIAEAVPTTAAARDAYAQAGVEPHHIDVAQVHDCFSVMGPLHLEGLGIFPPGKAAAAVADGETALQGRCPANTDGGRIGFGHPTGATGISVAVESAVQLRGRGGNRQVADVDIAVCQSMGGSNATSAVAVLRRAR; encoded by the coding sequence ATGAGTGGAACGGGAGTTGTCATCGCCGGTGCCGGGATCACCCGCCATGGCTTCTTCGCCGCGCGCGACTGGAAGGATCTGGTGGTCGAGTCGGCGTACGCGGCGCTCGGGGACGCCGGGGTCGCTCCCGGGGAGGTGAGCGGCGGGTTTGTCTCGGTGTCGCTGCCGGAAACCTGCGAGCAGCAGAATCTGGGCGCCATCGCCGCCGATGAACTCGGCCTTGCCCCGGCCCCGTTCAGCCAGGTCGGCGCGGCTTGTGCGGGAGGCACGGTGGCGCTGCGCAACGGAGTGGCGGCGGTGGCCTCCGGACTGTCCAGGGCCGTGCTGGTGATCGGTGTGGAGAAGGTGTCCGACAGCACCTCCACGGCCGACTCGATGCTGCACTACCCGGATGCCGAGTACGAGGCACCGGCCGGGTTTGACTATGTGGACATCATGGCGCTGATGCACGACCGCTATGTACGCAAGTACGGGGCGTCGCATGAGGCGATAGCCCAGTGGGTCGTGCAGGACCGCTGGTACGCCCAGCGCAACAGGAAAGCCATCGACTACGGGCGCCCGGATCTCACGGTAGCCGGGGTGCTGAGCAGCCCGATGGTGTCCACCCCGATCACCCGGGCCAGCTGCGGACGGGCCTGTGACGGGTCCTCGGCTGTTCTGCTGATGCGGGCCGGGGACGCCCCCAGCGACTGCCAGCCGGTCGAGATCGCGGGCATCGCCCAGGCCACCGCCCCCAATGTGCTCGCCGCCAAGTTCGGCCACCCCGGTGCCGCTGGAGCCGATATCGCCGAGGCGGTGCCCACCACGGCGGCCGCCAGGGACGCCTACGCCCAGGCGGGAGTCGAGCCGCACCACATTGACGTGGCCCAAGTGCACGACTGCTTCAGCGTGATGGGACCGCTGCATCTGGAGGGCCTGGGGATCTTTCCGCCGGGCAAGGCCGCCGCGGCGGTGGCCGACGGGGAGACCGCGCTGCAGGGCCGCTGCCCCGCCAACACCGATGGCGGCCGGATCGGCTTCGGCCATCCCACCGGGGCGACGGGTATCAGCGTCGCCGTGGAGTCGGCGGTACAGCTGCGCGGCCGTGGCGGCAACCGCCAGGTGGCCGATGTGGACATCGCGGTCTGCCAGTCCATGGGCGGCTCCAACGCCACCAGCGCCGTCGCGGTACTGCGCCGCGCCCGCTGA
- a CDS encoding CoA-transferase, with the protein MTADRFLSDPDELCRRHLTPGMRVHIASTMSRPGALTLALARVFGGVGRFEISVNALHAGVHALTMAGVIERAVIAFAGDTVPTSRPNRLYAGLPAGDPFPVEEWSLLSLLQRLMAGATGAPAALSTSLIGSSLPQGHPPLETVPSGGAESGAGEAGAGEGTLPAAVLPALRPDVTLLHAHCADRRGNLYLAGPVGEGWWGAMAARRGVLATVERVCDGPPAGAVCSIPAERVLAVAPCPFGAHPQGLTPMPSAGVAGYLDDYAFLADLADACARQEDTERWFQRWVTGTGGHTGYLAQLGEARLAGLTAELRCPQGVAVTAPPAPPSEREHHIVMAARTIARTVVQQGYGSVLAGIGISHLASWLAARTLHGDGVELQVVNELGMVDFTPEAGDSFLFSQRHVLRCREHAGTWEVLGGLVAGGGGRTLGVLSAAQIDQQGRINTSRTARGGFLVGSGGANDVASHLDTVVVAPASPRRYPEAVGFITSPGHHVSRVVAEFGSFERTGGTGPFTLTTWSPYSVPEAAGPAETVRDRTAWKADIADPLLREPPPTDEELAALRSIDPEGIYR; encoded by the coding sequence ATGACGGCCGACCGGTTTCTCAGCGATCCCGACGAGCTGTGCCGACGGCATCTGACGCCCGGTATGCGGGTGCATATCGCCTCCACGATGTCCCGGCCGGGCGCGCTCACCCTGGCGCTCGCCCGGGTCTTCGGCGGCGTCGGCAGGTTCGAGATCAGCGTGAACGCCCTGCACGCCGGGGTGCACGCGCTGACCATGGCCGGTGTGATCGAGCGCGCGGTCATCGCCTTCGCCGGTGACACCGTGCCCACGTCCCGGCCCAATCGGCTGTACGCCGGGCTGCCCGCCGGTGATCCGTTCCCGGTGGAGGAGTGGAGCCTGCTGTCCCTGCTGCAACGGCTGATGGCCGGGGCCACGGGTGCCCCGGCGGCGCTCAGCACCTCGCTGATCGGTTCCTCCCTGCCCCAGGGACATCCACCGCTGGAGACCGTGCCGTCAGGCGGCGCAGAGTCGGGTGCCGGGGAAGCGGGTGCCGGGGAGGGAACGCTGCCCGCCGCTGTGCTCCCCGCACTGCGTCCGGATGTGACGCTGCTTCACGCACACTGCGCGGACAGGAGGGGAAACCTGTATCTCGCCGGGCCGGTGGGGGAGGGCTGGTGGGGTGCGATGGCCGCCCGGCGCGGGGTGCTGGCCACGGTGGAACGGGTGTGCGACGGGCCACCGGCCGGTGCGGTCTGCTCCATCCCGGCCGAACGGGTGCTGGCGGTGGCCCCCTGCCCGTTCGGCGCGCACCCGCAGGGCCTGACCCCGATGCCCAGCGCCGGCGTGGCGGGCTATCTGGACGACTATGCGTTTCTGGCCGATCTCGCCGACGCCTGTGCGCGCCAGGAGGACACCGAGCGGTGGTTCCAGCGCTGGGTGACCGGGACCGGCGGTCACACCGGGTATCTGGCCCAGTTGGGCGAGGCCCGGCTGGCCGGGCTCACGGCGGAGCTGCGGTGTCCGCAGGGCGTTGCCGTAACTGCTCCGCCCGCGCCACCGAGCGAACGTGAGCACCACATCGTGATGGCGGCCAGGACGATCGCCCGCACGGTTGTCCAGCAGGGCTACGGCTCGGTGCTGGCCGGTATCGGCATCTCCCACCTGGCCAGCTGGCTGGCCGCCCGGACCCTGCACGGCGACGGAGTTGAGCTTCAGGTGGTGAATGAGCTCGGGATGGTCGACTTCACCCCGGAGGCCGGGGACAGCTTCCTCTTCTCCCAGCGGCATGTGCTCCGCTGCCGGGAGCATGCCGGTACCTGGGAGGTCCTTGGTGGCCTGGTCGCGGGGGGCGGCGGCCGTACGCTCGGGGTGCTGTCGGCCGCTCAGATCGACCAGCAGGGCCGGATCAACACCAGCCGTACCGCCCGGGGCGGTTTCCTGGTGGGCTCGGGCGGCGCCAACGATGTGGCCAGCCATCTGGATACGGTCGTTGTGGCACCCGCCTCCCCCCGGCGCTACCCCGAGGCCGTCGGCTTCATCACCAGCCCCGGCCACCATGTGAGCCGTGTGGTAGCCGAGTTCGGCTCCTTCGAACGTACGGGGGGTACGGGCCCCTTCACGCTCACCACCTGGTCTCCGTATTCCGTACCGGAGGCCGCCGGCCCTGCCGAGACCGTACGGGACCGCACGGCGTGGAAGGCCGATATCGCCGACCCGCTGCTGCGTGAACCGCCGCCGACGGACGAGGAACTGGCCGCGCTGCGTTCAATCGACCCCGAAGGGATCTACCGGTGA